A genome region from Streptomyces xanthophaeus includes the following:
- the nagB gene encoding glucosamine-6-phosphate deaminase, with protein sequence MEVVIVPDAKAGGELIAEAMAALVRRKPDALLGVATGSTPLPVYEALAAKVRAGQVDASRARICQLDEYVGLPAGHPESYRAVVLREVVEPLGLSEASFMGPDGSAEDIVGACEAYDRALAEAGGVDLQLLGIGTDGHIGFNEPCSSLASRTRIKTLTEQTRVDNARFFDNDLEQVPHHVITQGIGTILDARHLVLLATGEGKAEAVAQTVEGPLSALVPASALQLHRHATVIVDEAAASKLKLADYFRHTYANKPAWQGL encoded by the coding sequence GTGGAAGTTGTCATCGTCCCGGACGCCAAGGCAGGCGGCGAGCTCATCGCGGAGGCCATGGCCGCCCTGGTGCGGCGCAAGCCCGACGCCCTGCTCGGCGTGGCGACCGGCTCTACCCCGCTGCCCGTCTACGAGGCCCTCGCCGCCAAGGTCAGGGCCGGCCAGGTCGACGCTTCCCGGGCCCGGATCTGCCAGCTCGACGAGTACGTCGGCCTGCCGGCCGGGCACCCCGAGTCCTACCGCGCGGTCGTGCTCCGCGAGGTCGTCGAGCCCCTGGGCCTGTCCGAGGCCTCCTTCATGGGCCCCGACGGTTCGGCCGAGGACATCGTCGGCGCGTGCGAGGCCTACGACCGTGCCCTGGCCGAGGCCGGCGGCGTCGACCTGCAGCTCCTCGGCATCGGCACGGACGGCCACATCGGCTTCAACGAGCCCTGCTCCTCCCTCGCCTCCCGCACCCGCATCAAGACGCTGACGGAGCAGACCCGCGTGGACAACGCGCGCTTCTTCGACAACGACCTGGAGCAGGTGCCGCACCACGTCATCACCCAGGGCATCGGCACCATCCTCGACGCCCGGCACCTGGTCCTCCTGGCCACCGGCGAGGGCAAGGCCGAGGCCGTGGCGCAGACCGTCGAGGGCCCGCTCTCCGCGCTGGTCCCGGCGTCCGCGCTGCAGCTGCACCGGCACGCCACCGTGATCGTGGACGAGGCGGCCGCGTCGAAGCTGAAGCTGGCCGACTACTTCCGGCACACCTACGCCAACAAGCCCGCCTGGCAGGGCCTGTAG
- a CDS encoding diacylglycerol/lipid kinase family protein: protein MRALLVANPAATTTSARTRDVLTHALASEMKLEAVTTEYRGHARDLGRKAAHEGLDLVVALGGDGTVNEVVNGLLHNGPDPERLPRLAVVPGGSTNVFARALGLPNDAVEATGALLDALREQRERTVGLGLAAGTPGTEDESVPARWFTFCAGFGFDAGVVGRVEQQRERGKRSTHALYVRQLMRQFWEEPNRRHGTVTLERPGADPVTDLVLSIVCNTSPWTYLGNRPLYASPEASFDTALDVLALDRLSTPAVARYATQLLTSTPERGPHGKHAVSLHDLTDFTLHSKVPLPFQMDGDHLGLRTSVRFTGVRRALRVIV, encoded by the coding sequence ATGCGTGCACTTCTCGTGGCCAACCCAGCAGCGACGACCACCAGTGCGCGCACGCGCGATGTCCTGACGCACGCCCTGGCCAGCGAGATGAAGCTGGAGGCGGTCACCACCGAGTACCGCGGGCACGCCCGGGACCTGGGGCGCAAGGCCGCGCACGAGGGGCTCGACCTCGTCGTCGCCCTCGGCGGCGACGGCACGGTCAACGAGGTGGTCAACGGGCTCCTGCACAACGGGCCCGACCCTGAGCGGCTGCCTCGGCTGGCCGTGGTTCCCGGCGGCTCCACCAATGTGTTCGCGCGCGCCCTGGGACTGCCCAACGACGCGGTCGAGGCGACCGGCGCCCTGCTGGACGCGCTGCGGGAGCAGCGCGAGCGGACGGTGGGTCTGGGCCTGGCGGCCGGCACCCCGGGCACGGAGGACGAGTCGGTCCCGGCCCGCTGGTTCACGTTCTGCGCGGGCTTCGGCTTCGACGCGGGTGTGGTGGGCCGGGTGGAACAGCAGCGCGAGCGCGGCAAGCGTTCGACGCATGCCCTGTATGTGCGACAGCTGATGCGCCAGTTCTGGGAGGAACCGAACCGGCGTCACGGCACGGTCACGCTGGAGCGCCCCGGAGCGGATCCGGTGACCGATCTGGTGCTGTCGATAGTGTGCAATACGTCACCGTGGACGTATCTGGGGAATCGTCCGCTTTACGCCTCCCCCGAAGCCTCGTTCGATACTGCGCTTGACGTATTGGCACTGGACCGTTTGTCAACTCCGGCGGTCGCGCGGTACGCGACACAGCTCCTGACCTCCACTCCTGAGCGGGGTCCACACGGCAAGCACGCGGTGTCTCTGCACGATCTGACCGACTTCACCTTGCATTCGAAGGTTCCGCTTCCCTTCCAGATGGACGGCGATCACCTCGGACTGCGGACCAGCGTTCGGTTCACAGGCGTACGCCGTGCACTGCGTGTGATTGTGTGA
- a CDS encoding TetR/AcrR family transcriptional regulator: MVTGQRGRPRSFDRDAALDKAMLAFWERGYEATSISDLTASLGISAPSLYAAFGDKRKLFDEVVVVYGGRYGDFASVALAEEPTARAAVARILREAADVYTDPAHPPGCMVISAAINTTSDEVAQALRERRNASLVMFESRIRADMATGALPADTDVRALARYAGAVLQGMSQQSRDGASREELEAVAERALLAWPAA, translated from the coding sequence ATGGTGACCGGACAGCGCGGCAGGCCCCGTTCCTTCGATCGCGACGCCGCCCTCGACAAGGCGATGCTCGCCTTCTGGGAGCGCGGCTACGAGGCGACCTCCATCTCCGACCTGACCGCCTCGCTCGGCATCAGCGCGCCCAGCCTCTACGCGGCCTTCGGCGACAAGCGCAAGCTCTTCGACGAGGTCGTGGTGGTGTACGGCGGCCGGTACGGGGACTTCGCGAGCGTGGCGCTCGCCGAGGAGCCCACCGCCCGGGCGGCCGTCGCCCGCATCCTGCGCGAGGCCGCCGACGTCTACACCGACCCGGCCCACCCGCCGGGCTGCATGGTGATCAGCGCCGCGATCAACACCACGTCGGACGAGGTGGCGCAGGCGCTGCGCGAGCGCCGCAACGCCAGCCTGGTGATGTTCGAGAGCCGGATCCGGGCCGACATGGCCACGGGTGCGCTGCCCGCGGACACGGACGTGCGGGCGCTGGCCCGGTACGCCGGAGCGGTGCTTCAGGGGATGTCCCAGCAGTCGCGCGACGGGGCGAGCCGGGAAGAGCTGGAGGCGGTGGCCGAGCGGGCCCTGCTGGCCTGGCCCGCGGCCTGA
- a CDS encoding leishmanolysin-related zinc metalloendopeptidase translates to MGRHTTYAFETYKAVASASRAADLAETTSPFQIEVRFVGGLSSSQRDVFAEAAERWARVIVGDLETAVIHDFTGDVVIDDLLIDAEGVPIDGIGNVLGSAGPTVFRSEQAATGALLPAKGIMRFDTADLADMEDDGTLLDVITHEMGHVLGITKTVWLEFGLLKDFGSANPTFIGAGATREFGDLIGTGQATPVPVANVGGSGSAGSHWRETVFGNELMSPVIGMAGNPTIKNKLSRLTAASLGDLGYQVDLGAAEPYALPTMLDMITASGEVSEAPRGVVLPTVPSRIPAGRP, encoded by the coding sequence ATGGGCAGGCACACCACCTACGCCTTCGAGACCTACAAGGCCGTCGCGAGCGCCTCCCGCGCCGCGGACCTTGCCGAGACCACCTCTCCCTTCCAGATCGAGGTGCGGTTCGTCGGAGGCCTGTCGAGCAGCCAGCGGGACGTCTTCGCCGAGGCCGCCGAGCGCTGGGCGCGGGTCATCGTGGGTGACCTGGAGACCGCGGTCATCCACGACTTCACCGGCGATGTCGTCATCGACGACCTGCTGATCGATGCCGAAGGAGTCCCGATCGACGGCATCGGGAACGTGCTCGGGTCCGCGGGCCCGACCGTCTTCCGGAGTGAGCAGGCGGCCACCGGAGCCCTGCTCCCCGCCAAGGGGATCATGAGGTTCGACACGGCCGACCTGGCCGACATGGAGGACGACGGCACCCTTCTCGACGTCATCACGCACGAGATGGGCCATGTCCTGGGAATCACGAAGACCGTCTGGCTCGAATTCGGATTGCTGAAGGACTTCGGCAGCGCCAACCCCACGTTCATCGGGGCCGGTGCCACCAGGGAGTTCGGCGATCTGATCGGGACCGGGCAGGCGACTCCGGTACCGGTCGCGAACGTGGGCGGCTCGGGAAGCGCGGGCAGCCACTGGCGGGAAACGGTCTTCGGCAATGAGCTCATGTCTCCGGTCATCGGGATGGCCGGAAACCCGACGATCAAGAACAAGCTCAGCCGGCTGACGGCGGCGAGCCTGGGAGACCTCGGCTACCAGGTCGATCTCGGCGCAGCCGAGCCCTACGCGCTCCCGACCATGCTCGACATGATCACGGCGAGCGGTGAGGTGTCCGAGGCTCCCAGGGGTGTCGTGCTCCCGACCGTCCCCAGCCGGATCCCCGCCGGACGCCCTTGA
- a CDS encoding UBP-type zinc finger domain-containing protein: MSECTHVAELPRPEPVPSHHTCPECLALGSHPVQLRMCLVCGQVACCDSSPHRHATAHHQETGHPVMRSFEPGETWRWCFVDGSIV; encoded by the coding sequence ATGAGCGAGTGCACCCACGTTGCCGAACTGCCGCGTCCCGAACCGGTGCCCTCCCACCACACCTGCCCGGAATGCCTGGCCCTCGGCAGCCACCCCGTGCAGCTGCGTATGTGCCTGGTGTGCGGGCAGGTGGCCTGCTGTGATTCCTCGCCCCACCGGCACGCCACGGCGCACCACCAGGAGACCGGGCATCCGGTGATGCGGAGCTTCGAACCGGGCGAGACCTGGCGCTGGTGTTTTGTCGACGGTTCGATCGTCTGA
- a CDS encoding RNA polymerase sigma factor SigF, with product MSGGEIPVRGGDRPRVRHEVDGGIPEQQHARPHPADADAEDGFLDSAERRAGPMSENQQEQPQPSRPAGTGAEAEATAPVVPPVAPVPVFPVTPALPDPRDRSGARALFIELRALPDGSVEKAELRNRLVRMHLPLVEHLARRFRNRGEPLDDLTQVATIGLIKSVDRFDPDRGVEFSTYATPTVVGEIKRHFRDKGWAVRVPRRLQELRLSLTTATAELSQQHGRSPTVHELAERLGISEEEVLEGLESANAYSTLSLDVPDTDDESPAVADTLGAEDEALEGVEYRESLKPLLEGLPPREKRILLLRFFGNMTQSQIAQEVGISQMHVSRLLARTLAQLREKLLVEE from the coding sequence GTGAGCGGCGGGGAGATCCCGGTACGGGGCGGGGATCGGCCCCGGGTACGGCACGAGGTCGACGGCGGCATCCCGGAGCAGCAGCACGCCCGGCCGCACCCGGCTGACGCGGATGCGGAAGACGGCTTTTTGGACTCGGCGGAGCGACGGGCGGGCCCTATGAGCGAGAACCAGCAGGAACAACCACAACCATCCCGGCCGGCCGGGACGGGAGCCGAGGCCGAGGCCACGGCCCCCGTGGTGCCCCCGGTAGCGCCGGTGCCGGTGTTCCCGGTGACCCCGGCGCTGCCGGATCCGCGCGACCGCAGTGGCGCGCGGGCCCTGTTCATCGAGCTGCGGGCGCTGCCCGACGGGTCGGTGGAGAAGGCCGAGCTGCGCAACCGGCTGGTACGGATGCACCTGCCGCTGGTGGAACACCTGGCACGGCGCTTCCGCAACCGCGGTGAGCCGCTCGACGACCTGACCCAGGTCGCGACGATCGGCCTCATCAAGTCGGTGGACCGGTTCGACCCGGACCGCGGGGTCGAGTTCTCCACGTACGCCACGCCCACGGTGGTCGGCGAGATCAAGCGCCACTTCCGTGACAAGGGCTGGGCGGTGCGGGTGCCGCGTCGTCTGCAGGAGCTGCGGCTCTCGCTGACGACGGCCACGGCCGAACTGTCCCAGCAGCACGGCCGCTCCCCGACGGTGCACGAACTGGCCGAGCGGCTGGGGATCTCCGAGGAGGAGGTCCTGGAGGGGCTGGAATCGGCCAATGCCTACAGCACACTCTCCCTCGACGTCCCGGACACCGACGACGAGTCGCCGGCGGTCGCGGACACCCTGGGCGCGGAGGACGAGGCCCTGGAGGGCGTCGAGTACCGGGAGTCCCTCAAGCCGCTGCTGGAGGGCCTGCCACCGCGGGAGAAGCGGATCCTGCTGCTTCGCTTCTTCGGCAACATGACCCAGTCACAGATCGCCCAGGAGGTCGGCATCTCCCAGATGCACGTCTCCCGGCTGCTGGCCCGCACGCTGGCCCAGCTCCGCGAGAAGCTCCTCGTCGAGGAGTAG
- a CDS encoding Na+/H+ antiporter, with product MEVLPLVALIAGSAAVAGAARRTPVPAPLLLVAAGLLAGYVPGVPAYTLDPHIVLPLLLPPLLYTAAVDSSYLDLRANIRPIAMLSVGYVLFATLAVGYAAYLLVPGLTVPVALVLGAVIAPPDAVAATAIARKLRLPNRITTILQGESLVNDATAITAYKVALAAAVGVSAGWAGGIEEFLLASVGGIAVGLLLMVPIHHLRTRLREPLLQNTLSLLIPFVAYAAAERVHASGVLAVVVVALYLGHRNWQVDFATRLQEEAVWKVVAFVLESVVFALIGLQLPVVLKGLGEYDGAHAAWYAIAVFLAVVAARFLWVFPATFVPRWMSPRIRDREPETDWKAPVIVGWAGMRGVVSLAIAFSVPMSVPHRNLILFLTFTTVIGTLVVQGLTLPPLIRALKLPPKDVQAETLAEAQAQSEASRAAEERLAELLEEPENSTLPPPLADRLRTVMERRRNAVWERLGEVNPETGESADDVYRRLAREMIAAEREVFVTLRDQRRIDDEMLRALLRRLDLEEAAAYREET from the coding sequence ATGGAGGTATTGCCGCTGGTGGCGCTGATCGCCGGCAGCGCGGCCGTCGCGGGGGCGGCCCGCCGGACCCCGGTGCCGGCGCCGCTGCTGCTGGTCGCCGCCGGTCTGCTGGCCGGCTACGTGCCGGGGGTGCCCGCCTACACGCTCGACCCGCACATCGTGCTGCCGCTGCTTCTCCCGCCGCTGCTCTACACGGCCGCCGTGGACAGCTCGTACCTGGACCTGCGCGCGAACATCCGGCCCATCGCGATGCTCTCGGTGGGCTACGTGCTCTTCGCGACGCTCGCCGTCGGGTACGCGGCGTACCTGCTGGTGCCCGGGCTCACCGTGCCGGTGGCGCTGGTGCTGGGCGCGGTGATCGCGCCTCCCGACGCCGTCGCCGCCACCGCGATCGCCCGCAAGCTCCGGCTGCCGAACCGGATCACGACCATCCTGCAGGGCGAGTCCCTGGTCAACGACGCCACCGCGATCACCGCCTACAAGGTGGCGCTGGCGGCGGCGGTCGGGGTCAGCGCCGGCTGGGCGGGCGGGATCGAGGAGTTCCTGCTGGCCTCGGTCGGCGGCATCGCCGTGGGCCTGCTGCTGATGGTGCCGATCCACCACCTGCGCACGCGGCTGCGGGAGCCCCTGCTCCAGAACACCCTGTCGCTGCTGATCCCCTTCGTGGCGTACGCGGCCGCCGAGCGGGTCCACGCCTCCGGGGTGCTCGCGGTCGTCGTGGTTGCGCTGTACCTCGGGCACCGCAACTGGCAGGTCGACTTCGCCACCCGGCTCCAGGAGGAGGCCGTGTGGAAGGTGGTCGCCTTCGTGCTGGAGTCGGTGGTCTTCGCACTGATCGGGCTCCAGCTGCCGGTGGTCCTCAAGGGGCTGGGCGAGTACGACGGCGCGCACGCGGCCTGGTACGCGATCGCCGTGTTCCTCGCGGTGGTGGCGGCCCGGTTCTTGTGGGTGTTCCCGGCGACCTTCGTGCCCCGCTGGATGTCGCCGCGGATCCGGGACCGGGAGCCGGAGACCGACTGGAAGGCCCCGGTGATCGTGGGATGGGCCGGGATGCGGGGCGTGGTCTCGCTGGCCATCGCCTTCTCCGTCCCGATGTCTGTGCCGCACCGGAACCTGATCCTCTTCCTGACCTTCACCACCGTCATCGGGACCCTGGTGGTGCAGGGGCTGACGCTGCCGCCGCTGATCCGGGCGCTGAAGCTGCCGCCGAAGGACGTGCAGGCCGAGACCCTGGCGGAGGCGCAGGCGCAGAGCGAGGCCTCGCGGGCGGCCGAGGAGCGGCTGGCGGAGCTGCTGGAGGAACCGGAGAACAGCACGCTGCCGCCGCCGCTGGCGGACCGGCTGCGGACGGTCATGGAACGCCGGCGCAACGCGGTGTGGGAGCGGCTGGGCGAGGTCAACCCGGAGACGGGGGAGTCGGCGGACGACGTCTACCGGAGGCTCGCGCGGGAGATGATCGCGGCCGAACGGGAGGTCTTCGTGACATTGCGGGACCAGCGGCGGATCGACGACGAGATGCTGCGGGCGCTGCTGCGCAGGCTGGACCTGGAGGAGGCCGCGGCCTACCGCGAGGAGACATAG
- a CDS encoding sensor histidine kinase — protein MNDLVRQHTALGETDLEWLHLLVSEWQLLSDLSFADLVLWVPTLDGTRYVSVAQMRPNTGPTSYQDDMVGHLVPRGRRPLLDAALDEGRIVREGDPEWREEVPVRVESIPVRREGRVLGVIARNTNLLTVRTPSRLELTYLQSASDLAQMIAAGSFPYPGQQVDMDASPRVGDGLIRLDAEGVVTYASPNALSAYHRLGLASDLVGQHLGNTTAELAPSRGPVDEALVKLASGWAPRETEVEGNSGVIQLRAIPLKPKGTRIGSLVLCRDVTELRRRERELITKDATIREIHHRVKNNLQTVAALLRLQSRRMDSPQGREALNEAVRRVGSIAIVHETLSQNLDERVEFDEIADRVIAMVSEISPGKVDCRRTGRFGILDAEVATPLSMVLTEILQNALEHAFTQGERGTVEVAAIRTGTGRTDGRLLITVLDDGSGLPEGFDPQRAGNLGLQIVRTLVEGELGGTFDMLRAEPRGTKVVLDIPSSPQK, from the coding sequence ATGAACGATCTCGTACGCCAGCACACCGCTCTCGGAGAAACCGACCTGGAGTGGCTCCACCTGCTGGTCTCGGAGTGGCAGCTGCTCTCCGACCTGTCCTTCGCCGACCTCGTGCTGTGGGTGCCCACCCTCGACGGCACGCGGTACGTCTCGGTCGCCCAGATGCGCCCGAACACCGGTCCCACCTCGTACCAGGACGACATGGTCGGCCACCTGGTGCCGCGCGGCCGCCGCCCGCTGCTGGACGCCGCACTCGACGAGGGCCGGATCGTGCGCGAGGGCGACCCCGAGTGGCGCGAGGAGGTGCCGGTCCGCGTCGAGTCGATCCCCGTCCGCCGCGAGGGCCGGGTCCTGGGCGTGATCGCACGCAACACCAATCTGCTCACTGTGCGTACACCGAGCCGGCTGGAGCTGACCTACCTCCAGTCCGCCTCCGACCTCGCCCAGATGATCGCGGCGGGCTCCTTCCCGTACCCCGGCCAGCAGGTCGACATGGACGCCTCCCCGCGCGTCGGGGACGGCCTCATCCGGCTCGACGCCGAAGGCGTGGTCACCTACGCCTCGCCGAACGCGCTCTCCGCCTACCACCGGCTCGGCCTCGCCTCCGACCTCGTCGGCCAGCACCTGGGCAACACCACCGCCGAACTCGCACCCTCCCGCGGACCGGTGGACGAGGCCCTGGTCAAACTCGCCAGCGGCTGGGCCCCCCGGGAGACCGAGGTCGAGGGCAACAGCGGGGTCATCCAGCTGCGCGCCATCCCGCTCAAGCCGAAGGGCACCCGGATCGGCTCCCTGGTGCTGTGCCGCGACGTGACGGAACTGCGTCGTCGCGAACGTGAATTGATCACCAAGGACGCGACCATCCGGGAGATCCACCACCGGGTGAAGAACAACCTCCAGACCGTGGCCGCACTGTTGCGGCTCCAGTCCCGCCGGATGGATTCCCCGCAGGGCCGAGAGGCGCTGAACGAGGCCGTACGCCGTGTCGGATCGATCGCGATCGTGCACGAGACGCTGTCTCAGAACCTCGACGAGCGGGTCGAGTTCGACGAGATCGCCGACCGCGTCATCGCGATGGTCTCGGAGATCTCACCGGGCAAGGTCGACTGCCGACGCACCGGCAGGTTCGGGATCCTGGACGCGGAGGTGGCCACTCCGCTGTCGATGGTGCTGACCGAGATCCTGCAGAACGCCCTGGAGCACGCCTTCACCCAGGGGGAGCGGGGCACCGTGGAGGTGGCCGCGATCCGCACCGGAACCGGTCGCACCGACGGCCGGCTGCTGATCACCGTGCTCGACGACGGCAGCGGTCTGCCCGAGGGGTTCGACCCCCAGCGGGCCGGCAACCTCGGGCTGCAGATCGTACGGACCCTCGTGGAGGGGGAGCTCGGCGGCACGTTCGACATGCTCCGGGCCGAGCCGCGCGGCACCAAGGTCGTCCTCGACATCCCGTCCAGCCCGCAGAAGTAG
- a CDS encoding anti-sigma regulatory factor, whose amino-acid sequence MSQIAGEPGTQDFVEVRLPAAGAYLSVLRTATAGLAARLDFTLDEIEDLRIAVDEACAILLQQAVPGSVLSCVFRLIDDSLEVTVSAPTTDGRAPERDTFAWTVLSALAGKVEATVEENRTVSISLYKQRGAGPGPA is encoded by the coding sequence GTGTCCCAGATCGCAGGCGAGCCCGGGACTCAGGACTTCGTGGAAGTCCGGCTGCCCGCTGCGGGTGCCTACCTGTCGGTGCTGCGGACGGCCACGGCCGGTCTCGCAGCACGTTTGGACTTCACCCTCGACGAGATCGAGGACCTCCGCATCGCGGTGGACGAGGCCTGCGCGATCCTGCTCCAGCAGGCCGTGCCGGGCTCCGTCCTCAGCTGCGTGTTCCGGCTGATCGACGATTCGCTGGAGGTGACCGTCTCGGCGCCGACCACCGACGGGCGCGCACCGGAGCGTGACACGTTCGCGTGGACGGTCCTGTCGGCGCTGGCCGGCAAGGTCGAGGCCACGGTCGAGGAGAACCGGACGGTGAGCATCAGCCTCTACAAACAGCGCGGCGCGGGACCAGGCCCGGCGTGA
- a CDS encoding glycoside hydrolase family 3 protein gives MTVLAHRTDTVTRDALAVLQPGFEGTTAPAWLLRQVGEGLTAVGLFGRNIASPGQLAALTAQLRTERDDVLVAIDEEGGDVTRLEVRGGSSFPGNLALGAVDDTGLTRDVARELGRRLAECGVNLNWAPSADVNSNPDNPVIGVRSFGADTHLAARHTAAYVQGLQAAGVAACTKHFPGHGDTNVDSHHALPRIDVDLDTLQARELVPFKAAIEAGTKAVMSAHILVPALDPTRPATLSPQILTGLLRGELGYEGLIVTDGMEMNAIAGTYGIERGSVLAIAAGADAICVGGGLADEATVLRLRDALVAAVREGALPEERLADAAARVRALAAWTRGARPDAQPEGSRASGIGLTAARRAVLVTGAAKPLTEPYVATLAPVANIAVGDETPWGVAAELAELLPGTEAGVYPEGSCAGDVLAAAGDRTVVAVVRDAHRHPWMTEVLDALVAARPDTVVVEMGLPRTEPRGALYIATHGASRVCGRAAAEVIAGA, from the coding sequence ATGACTGTTCTTGCGCACCGCACCGATACGGTCACCCGCGACGCCCTCGCCGTCCTCCAGCCCGGCTTCGAGGGCACCACCGCCCCCGCCTGGCTGCTCCGCCAGGTCGGCGAAGGCCTCACCGCCGTCGGCCTGTTCGGCCGCAACATCGCCTCGCCCGGGCAGCTCGCCGCGCTGACCGCCCAGCTGCGCACCGAGCGCGACGACGTCCTGGTCGCCATCGACGAGGAGGGCGGCGACGTCACCCGCCTGGAGGTCCGCGGCGGCTCGTCCTTCCCCGGCAACCTGGCCCTCGGCGCCGTCGACGACACCGGCCTCACCCGGGACGTGGCCCGCGAGCTGGGCCGCCGCCTCGCCGAGTGCGGGGTCAACCTCAACTGGGCCCCGTCCGCCGACGTCAACTCCAACCCGGACAACCCGGTGATCGGCGTACGGTCCTTCGGCGCCGACACCCACCTCGCCGCCCGGCACACCGCCGCCTACGTCCAGGGCCTGCAGGCCGCCGGCGTGGCCGCGTGCACCAAGCACTTCCCGGGCCACGGCGACACCAACGTCGACTCCCACCACGCCCTGCCGCGCATCGACGTGGACCTGGACACCCTCCAGGCCCGTGAACTCGTCCCGTTCAAGGCGGCGATCGAGGCCGGCACCAAGGCCGTGATGAGCGCGCACATCCTGGTACCCGCCCTCGACCCGACCCGCCCGGCCACCCTCAGCCCGCAGATCCTGACCGGCCTGCTGCGGGGGGAGCTCGGCTACGAGGGCCTCATCGTCACCGACGGCATGGAGATGAACGCCATCGCCGGGACGTACGGGATCGAGCGCGGCTCGGTCCTGGCCATCGCGGCCGGCGCCGACGCCATCTGCGTCGGCGGCGGACTCGCCGACGAAGCCACCGTCCTGCGGCTGCGCGACGCGCTGGTCGCGGCCGTCCGCGAGGGGGCACTGCCCGAGGAGCGCCTCGCCGACGCCGCCGCCCGCGTCCGCGCACTCGCCGCATGGACCCGCGGAGCCCGGCCGGACGCGCAGCCGGAGGGGAGCCGCGCGTCCGGCATCGGGCTGACCGCCGCCCGCCGCGCCGTGCTCGTCACCGGCGCGGCGAAGCCGCTCACCGAGCCCTACGTCGCCACGCTCGCGCCCGTCGCGAACATCGCGGTGGGGGACGAGACCCCGTGGGGCGTGGCGGCGGAACTCGCCGAGCTGCTCCCGGGCACCGAGGCGGGCGTCTACCCCGAGGGCTCCTGTGCCGGGGACGTCCTGGCGGCGGCGGGGGACCGTACCGTCGTCGCGGTGGTCCGTGACGCGCACCGGCACCCCTGGATGACCGAGGTCCTCGACGCGCTGGTCGCGGCCCGGCCGGACACGGTCGTGGTCGAGATGGGCCTCCCCCGGACGGAGCCCCGCGGAGCCCTCTACATCGCGACGCACGGCGCGTCCCGCGTCTGCGGCCGGGCTGCGGCGGAAGTCATCGCGGGGGCCTAG
- a CDS encoding SDR family oxidoreductase yields MGVLKGKTALVTGGSRGIGRAVAERLARDGALVAVHYGRDRAAAQETVAAIGAAGGRAFAIGAELGVPGDAQALWAAYAAHPDHTEGVDILVNNAGAAAFAGIGDTDEEMYDRAHALNAKAPFFVIKYGLERLRDGGRIVNVTGTPDIALPAILATVMAKGAANALTRSLAAELAPRGITVNSVGPGITETDLNADLLADGATRAHLAARSVFHRVGTAQEVADVVAFLASPDSRWVTGQHLDATGGLQLALI; encoded by the coding sequence ATGGGCGTGCTCAAGGGGAAGACGGCATTGGTCACCGGCGGCAGCCGGGGCATCGGACGGGCCGTGGCCGAGCGGCTGGCACGGGACGGGGCGCTCGTCGCCGTGCACTACGGACGCGACCGGGCGGCGGCACAGGAGACGGTCGCGGCGATCGGGGCGGCCGGCGGACGGGCCTTCGCCATCGGGGCCGAGCTCGGTGTCCCCGGCGACGCGCAGGCCCTGTGGGCCGCGTACGCGGCCCATCCCGACCACACCGAGGGCGTGGACATCCTGGTCAACAACGCCGGGGCGGCGGCCTTCGCGGGGATCGGGGACACGGACGAGGAGATGTACGACCGGGCACACGCGCTCAACGCCAAGGCGCCGTTCTTCGTGATCAAGTACGGGCTGGAGCGGCTGCGCGACGGGGGCCGGATCGTGAACGTGACCGGCACCCCGGACATCGCCCTGCCCGCCATCCTGGCCACGGTCATGGCCAAGGGTGCCGCGAACGCGCTGACCCGGTCGCTGGCCGCCGAGCTGGCTCCGCGCGGGATCACCGTGAATTCGGTCGGCCCCGGCATCACCGAGACCGACCTCAACGCGGACCTCCTCGCGGACGGGGCGACCCGGGCCCACCTGGCCGCCCGCTCCGTCTTCCACCGGGTGGGCACGGCCCAGGAGGTCGCCGACGTGGTGGCCTTCCTGGCCTCGCCGGACTCCCGCTGGGTGACGGGTCAGCACCTGGACGCGACGGGCGGCCTGCAGCTCGCGCTGATCTAG
- a CDS encoding WhiB family transcriptional regulator — protein MDWRHNAVCREEDPELFFPIGNTGPALLQIEEAKAVCRRCPVMEQCLQWALESGQDSGVWGGLSEDERRAMKRRAARNRARNASA, from the coding sequence ATGGACTGGCGTCACAACGCCGTTTGTCGTGAGGAAGACCCGGAACTCTTCTTCCCCATCGGCAACACCGGTCCTGCGCTGCTGCAGATCGAGGAAGCCAAGGCCGTCTGCCGCCGTTGCCCCGTCATGGAGCAGTGCCTGCAGTGGGCGCTCGAGTCCGGTCAGGACTCCGGCGTCTGGGGCGGTCTCAGCGAGGACGAGCGCCGCGCCATGAAGCGCCGCGCCGCTCGCAACCGGGCGCGCAACGCCAGCGCCTGA